From Streptomyces sp. HUAS MG91, the proteins below share one genomic window:
- a CDS encoding CoA-transferase has protein sequence MSPDEVVTRLRSGMTIGIGGWGSRRKPMALVRALLRSDVTDLTVVSYGGPDVGMLAAAGRIRRLIAAFVTLDSIPLEPHFRAAREQGTFELTEVDEAMFMWGLHAAANRLPFLPVRAGIGSDVMRVNPDLRTVTSPYEDGETFVAMPALRLDAALVHVNRADRAGNGQYLGPDPYFDDLFCEAADAAYVSCERIVDPADGFGKDVVPQSLLVKRHAVTGVVEAPNGAHFTSCAPDHDRDEAFQKLYATTPWPDFAARFLPRDGDEEQYWSAVQAWHEEQK, from the coding sequence ATGTCGCCCGACGAGGTCGTCACCCGGCTGCGCAGCGGCATGACGATCGGCATCGGCGGCTGGGGCTCGCGCCGCAAGCCCATGGCGCTGGTGCGCGCGCTGCTGCGCAGCGACGTCACGGATCTGACCGTCGTCTCGTACGGCGGCCCGGATGTCGGGATGCTCGCCGCGGCGGGCCGGATCCGCAGGCTGATCGCCGCGTTCGTCACGCTCGACTCCATCCCCCTGGAGCCCCACTTCCGGGCGGCGCGCGAACAGGGGACGTTCGAGCTGACGGAGGTCGACGAGGCGATGTTCATGTGGGGGCTGCACGCGGCGGCGAACCGGCTGCCGTTCCTGCCGGTCCGCGCGGGCATCGGCTCGGACGTCATGCGGGTCAATCCGGACCTGCGGACGGTCACCTCGCCGTACGAGGACGGGGAGACGTTCGTCGCGATGCCCGCCCTGCGCCTGGACGCGGCGCTGGTCCACGTGAACCGCGCGGACCGCGCGGGCAACGGCCAGTACCTGGGCCCCGACCCGTACTTCGACGACCTGTTCTGCGAGGCGGCGGACGCCGCGTACGTCTCCTGCGAGCGGATCGTCGACCCCGCGGACGGCTTCGGGAAGGACGTCGTGCCGCAGTCGCTGCTGGTGAAGCGGCATGCGGTGACGGGTGTCGTCGAGGCGCCGAACGGCGCGCACTTCACGTCCTGCGCCCCCGACCACGACCGGGACGAGGCGTTCCAGAAGCTGTACGCGACGACCCCCTGGCCGGATTTCGCGGCCCGTTTCCTGCCGCGGGACGGCGACGAGGAGCAGTACTGGTCCGCCGTACAGGCCTGGCACGAGGAGCAGAAGTGA
- a CDS encoding CoA-transferase: protein MTTSAAVVSRAEYCVIACAEAWRDNGEVLASPMGLIPSVGARLAKRTFSPELMLTDGEAMLVGLDGSPEGWLPYRQHLAMVTGGDRHVMMGASQLDRFGNQNISCIGDWSRPDRQLLGVRGAPVNTVNNPVSYWVPKHSRRVFVEKVDMISGVGYDSAAAAGPSATRYHRLPRVVTNLAVLDFATPDHSMRLASVHPGVTVEEVREATGFALALPDGGEVPFTREPTAAELRLIREVIDPKGTREREVRPV from the coding sequence GTGACTACGTCCGCAGCAGTCGTCAGCAGGGCCGAGTACTGCGTGATCGCCTGTGCCGAGGCCTGGCGGGACAACGGGGAGGTGCTGGCGAGCCCCATGGGCCTGATCCCGTCGGTCGGGGCGCGGCTGGCCAAGCGGACCTTCTCGCCCGAGCTGATGCTCACCGACGGCGAGGCGATGCTGGTCGGTCTCGACGGCTCGCCGGAGGGCTGGCTGCCGTACCGACAGCACCTGGCGATGGTCACCGGTGGCGACCGGCACGTGATGATGGGCGCGAGCCAGCTCGACCGGTTCGGGAACCAGAACATCTCGTGCATCGGTGACTGGAGCCGCCCCGACCGGCAGTTGCTCGGGGTGCGCGGAGCGCCGGTCAACACGGTGAACAATCCGGTGAGTTACTGGGTTCCCAAGCACAGCAGGCGGGTGTTCGTCGAGAAGGTCGACATGATCAGCGGGGTGGGTTACGACAGTGCGGCCGCGGCCGGGCCGTCGGCCACCCGGTACCACCGTCTCCCGCGCGTGGTGACGAATCTGGCGGTCCTGGACTTCGCGACGCCGGACCACTCGATGCGGCTGGCGTCCGTGCATCCGGGCGTCACGGTCGAGGAGGTGCGGGAGGCCACCGGGTTCGCACTGGCCCTGCCCGACGGCGGCGAGGTGCCGTTCACCCGGGAGCCGACCGCCGCGGAGCTGCGGCTGATCCGCGAGGTCATCGACCCGAAGGGCACGCGCGAGCGTGAGGTCCGGCCCGTATGA
- a CDS encoding nitronate monooxygenase: MPTAFTKLTGVRHPLVQTGMGWVAGPRLVSAAANAGALGILASATMTVDQLRSAVREVKSRTEQPFGVNLRADAGDARERVAVIVAEGVRVASFALAPSRELIAELKDAGVVVIPSIGARRHAEKVAAWGADAVIVQGGEGGGHTGDVATSVLLPQVVDAVDIPVVGAGGFHDGRGLVAALAYGAAGIAMGTRFLLTSDSTVPDAVKAKYLAAGVRDVTVTTAVDGLPHRMLRSDLVDALEGGGRSRALLHAVRRAAGFRKLSGLTWPQMVRDGLAMKHGKDLSWSQVLLAANTPMLLRASMVEGRTDLGVMASGQVAGVIEDLPSCAELVARVMAEARHALTTLPAPG; the protein is encoded by the coding sequence ATTCCCACGGCGTTCACGAAGCTCACCGGTGTCCGCCATCCCCTCGTCCAGACCGGGATGGGCTGGGTGGCGGGCCCCCGGCTGGTGTCCGCGGCGGCGAACGCGGGGGCGCTCGGCATCCTCGCCTCGGCGACCATGACGGTCGATCAACTCCGCTCCGCCGTACGGGAGGTGAAGTCCCGCACCGAGCAGCCCTTCGGGGTCAATCTGCGGGCCGACGCGGGTGACGCGCGCGAGCGGGTCGCGGTGATCGTGGCCGAGGGGGTGAGGGTGGCGTCGTTCGCGCTGGCGCCCTCCCGCGAGCTGATCGCCGAGCTGAAGGACGCGGGGGTCGTCGTGATCCCCTCCATCGGCGCGCGCCGGCACGCCGAGAAGGTCGCGGCGTGGGGTGCGGACGCGGTGATCGTGCAGGGCGGGGAGGGCGGCGGGCACACCGGGGACGTGGCGACGTCCGTGCTGCTCCCGCAGGTCGTGGACGCCGTCGACATACCGGTGGTCGGCGCGGGCGGTTTCCACGACGGGCGCGGGCTGGTCGCCGCGCTCGCCTACGGGGCCGCGGGGATAGCGATGGGGACGCGTTTCCTGCTCACCTCCGACTCCACGGTGCCGGACGCGGTGAAGGCGAAGTATCTGGCGGCTGGTGTCAGGGACGTCACGGTGACGACGGCCGTGGACGGGCTGCCGCACCGGATGCTCCGCAGCGATCTGGTCGACGCCCTGGAGGGCGGCGGGCGGTCACGCGCGCTGCTGCATGCCGTGCGGCGGGCCGCCGGTTTCCGGAAACTGTCCGGTCTGACCTGGCCGCAGATGGTGCGGGACGGGCTCGCCATGAAGCACGGCAAGGACCTCAGCTGGAGCCAGGTCCTGCTCGCTGCCAACACCCCGATGCTTCTGCGGGCCTCCATGGTCGAGGGCCGCACCGACCTCGGTGTCATGGCGTCGGGCCAGGTCGCCGGGGTCATCGAGGACCTGCCCAGCTGTGCGGAGCTGGTGGCCCGGGTGATGGCCGAGGCGCGGCACGCGCTCACCACCCTGCCTGCACCGGGGTGA
- a CDS encoding DEAD/DEAH box helicase: MTSSARPSRRRTPRPAAGKRRAPEQQRRQQPTPPREFTMPENTTPALPPVADFADLDMPAALLKTLSAQGVTAPFPIQAATLPNSLAGRDLLGRGRTGSGKTLAFGLPLLARTAGTKAEPKTPLALVLVPTRELAQQVTDALTPYATALHLRLATVVGGMSISRQAGTLRRGAEVVVATPGRLKDLIERGDVALGQVRITVLDEADQMADMGFMPQVTALLKQVAPGGQTMLFSATLDRNVDRLVKQFLTDPVVHSVDPSAGAVTTMEHHVLHVQDETDKKAVTARIAARDGRVILFVDTKRSADRLAKRLLASGVLAAPLHGGRSQPQRNRTLEQFKDGRVTALVATNVAARGIHVDDLDLVVNVDPPTEHKDYLHRGGRTARAGESGSVVTLVLPEQKREMQRLMQHAGIRPTTTQVRSTDEELVKITGAREPSGVAVTIAVPEPVAPAGDASKPRRSRRSRGSRAGGSGKPAAEGQQRQPQQRQRSASGTKAAGTGTGGARRRSGGAAAGAAKSASGAGAAANRRGPRQAAA; this comes from the coding sequence ATGACCAGCTCCGCCCGTCCGTCCCGCCGCCGCACCCCTCGTCCCGCGGCGGGCAAGCGTCGCGCCCCCGAGCAGCAGCGCAGGCAACAGCCCACGCCGCCGCGCGAGTTCACCATGCCGGAGAACACCACTCCGGCACTGCCGCCGGTCGCGGACTTCGCCGACCTCGACATGCCCGCCGCCCTGCTGAAGACGCTGAGCGCACAGGGCGTCACCGCGCCGTTCCCCATCCAGGCCGCGACGCTCCCCAACTCCCTCGCCGGACGCGACCTCCTCGGCCGCGGCCGCACCGGCTCCGGCAAGACGCTCGCCTTCGGGCTCCCGCTGCTCGCCCGCACCGCCGGCACCAAGGCCGAGCCGAAGACGCCGCTCGCCCTGGTCCTCGTCCCCACGCGTGAGCTCGCGCAGCAGGTCACCGACGCCCTCACCCCGTACGCGACGGCGCTCCACCTCCGGCTGGCGACCGTCGTCGGCGGCATGTCGATCTCCCGCCAGGCGGGCACGCTGCGCCGCGGCGCCGAGGTCGTCGTCGCCACCCCCGGCCGCCTCAAGGACCTCATCGAGCGCGGCGACGTGGCCCTCGGCCAGGTACGCATCACGGTGCTCGACGAAGCCGACCAGATGGCCGACATGGGATTCATGCCGCAGGTCACCGCGCTCCTCAAGCAGGTCGCGCCCGGCGGACAGACGATGCTGTTCTCGGCGACGCTCGACCGCAACGTGGACCGGCTCGTCAAGCAGTTCCTCACCGACCCCGTCGTGCACTCGGTGGACCCGTCGGCCGGTGCCGTCACCACCATGGAGCACCACGTCCTGCACGTGCAGGACGAGACCGACAAGAAGGCCGTCACGGCCCGGATCGCCGCCCGCGACGGACGCGTCATCCTCTTCGTCGACACCAAGCGCTCCGCCGACCGGCTCGCCAAGCGACTGCTCGCCAGCGGCGTCCTCGCCGCCCCGCTGCACGGCGGCCGCAGCCAGCCGCAGCGCAACCGCACCCTGGAGCAGTTCAAGGACGGCCGCGTCACCGCGCTCGTCGCCACGAACGTCGCCGCGCGCGGCATCCACGTCGACGACCTCGACCTCGTCGTCAACGTCGACCCGCCGACCGAGCACAAGGACTACCTGCACCGCGGCGGCCGCACCGCACGCGCCGGTGAGTCCGGCAGCGTCGTCACGCTCGTGCTCCCCGAGCAGAAGCGCGAGATGCAGCGCCTCATGCAGCACGCGGGGATCCGGCCCACCACCACCCAGGTCCGGTCCACGGACGAGGAGTTGGTGAAGATCACCGGTGCTCGTGAGCCGTCCGGTGTCGCCGTGACCATCGCCGTCCCGGAGCCCGTCGCCCCGGCGGGCGACGCGTCGAAGCCGCGCCGGTCGCGCCGCTCGCGCGGTTCCCGTGCCGGCGGCTCGGGCAAGCCGGCCGCCGAGGGCCAGCAGCGTCAGCCGCAGCAGCGCCAGCGCTCCGCGAGCGGAACGAAGGCCGCCGGGACCGGTACGGGCGGCGCGCGCCGCCGCTCGGGCGGCGCCGCTGCCGGTGCCGCGAAGTCCGCCTCCGGCGCGGGCGCGGCAGCCAACCGACGCGGCCCGCGCCAGGCCGCCGCCTAG
- a CDS encoding cold-shock protein, giving the protein MATGTVKWFNSEKGFGFIEQDGGGADVFAHYSNIATSGFRELQEGQKVTFDVTQGQKGPQAENILPA; this is encoded by the coding sequence ATGGCCACCGGTACCGTGAAGTGGTTCAACTCGGAAAAGGGCTTCGGCTTCATCGAGCAGGACGGCGGCGGCGCCGACGTCTTCGCCCACTACTCGAACATCGCCACCTCGGGCTTCCGTGAGCTCCAGGAGGGCCAGAAGGTGACCTTCGACGTCACCCAGGGTCAGAAGGGCCCCCAGGCGGAGAACATCCTCCCCGCCTGA
- a CDS encoding acetyl-CoA C-acetyltransferase, which yields MAEAYIVEAVRTPVGRRKGGLSGVHPADLGAHVLKELVTRTGVDPAAVEDVVFGCLDTVGPQAGDIARTCWLAAGLPEEVPGVTVDRQCGSSQQALHFAAQGVLSGTQDLVVAGGVQNMTMIPIAFASRQAAEPLGLTDGPYLGSEGWRARYGNQPVNQFHGAELIAQKWGVTRRDQEEWALQSHQRALRAIDEGRFDRETVAYGDVRVDEGPRRDTTLEKMAGLKPVLDGGTITAACSSQVSDGAAALLIASEQAVREHGLTPRARVHHLSVRGEDPIRMLSAPIPATAYALKKTGMTIADMDLVEINEAFAPVVLAWLKETGADPAKVNVNGGAIALGHPLGATGVKLMTTLLHELERTGGRYGLQTMCEGGGQANVTIIERL from the coding sequence ATGGCCGAGGCCTACATCGTCGAAGCGGTCCGCACGCCCGTCGGACGGCGCAAGGGAGGCCTCTCGGGTGTCCACCCGGCCGACCTCGGCGCCCACGTCCTCAAGGAACTCGTCACCCGCACCGGCGTCGACCCGGCCGCCGTCGAGGACGTCGTCTTCGGCTGCCTCGACACCGTGGGCCCGCAGGCCGGCGACATCGCCCGCACCTGCTGGCTCGCGGCCGGCCTCCCCGAGGAGGTGCCCGGCGTCACCGTCGACCGGCAGTGCGGCTCCTCCCAGCAGGCCCTGCACTTCGCCGCCCAGGGCGTGCTCTCCGGCACCCAGGACCTCGTCGTCGCCGGCGGCGTGCAGAACATGACGATGATCCCCATCGCCTTCGCCTCCCGGCAGGCCGCCGAACCCCTCGGCCTCACCGACGGCCCCTACCTCGGCAGCGAGGGCTGGCGCGCCCGCTACGGGAACCAGCCGGTGAACCAGTTCCACGGCGCCGAGCTGATCGCCCAGAAATGGGGCGTCACCCGCCGCGACCAGGAGGAATGGGCCCTCCAGTCCCACCAGCGGGCACTGCGCGCCATCGACGAGGGCCGCTTCGACCGCGAGACCGTCGCCTACGGGGACGTGCGCGTCGACGAGGGGCCGCGCCGCGACACCACCCTGGAAAAAATGGCCGGACTCAAGCCCGTCCTCGACGGCGGCACCATCACCGCCGCCTGCTCCTCCCAAGTCTCCGACGGCGCCGCCGCCCTCCTCATCGCCTCCGAACAGGCGGTCCGTGAGCACGGCCTCACTCCCCGTGCCCGCGTCCACCACCTCTCCGTACGCGGCGAGGACCCCATCCGCATGCTGTCCGCGCCGATCCCCGCCACCGCGTACGCCCTGAAGAAGACCGGCATGACCATCGCCGACATGGACCTCGTCGAGATCAACGAGGCGTTCGCGCCCGTCGTCCTCGCCTGGCTGAAGGAGACCGGCGCCGACCCCGCGAAGGTGAACGTGAACGGCGGGGCGATCGCTCTCGGCCACCCGCTCGGCGCGACCGGTGTGAAGCTGATGACCACCCTGCTCCACGAGTTGGAGCGCACCGGCGGGCGCTACGGCCTGCAGACCATGTGCGAGGGCGGCGGCCAGGCCAACGTGACGATCATCGAGCGACTGTGA
- a CDS encoding TetR/AcrR family transcriptional regulator: MPTKKKPQVTASPERRRELLDTAAEVFAAQGYNATTVRKIADHAGMLAGSLYYHFDSKESMLEEILRTFLDELWSGYDAVLDAELGPRETLEALVTESFREIDRHRAAVAIYQKEAKHLAVQERFEFLAASQRKFEKAWLTTLERGVEDRNFRADLDIRLTYRFVRDTVWVAASWYRPGGQHSPEEIARQYLSMVLDGIAVRPT, encoded by the coding sequence GTGCCTACGAAGAAGAAGCCCCAGGTGACCGCATCGCCCGAGCGGCGCCGCGAACTCCTCGACACCGCCGCCGAGGTCTTCGCGGCCCAGGGCTACAACGCCACCACCGTCCGCAAGATCGCCGACCACGCGGGCATGCTCGCCGGCAGCCTCTACTACCACTTCGACTCCAAGGAATCGATGCTGGAGGAGATCCTGCGGACCTTCCTCGACGAGCTCTGGTCGGGCTACGACGCCGTGCTCGACGCCGAACTCGGGCCCCGGGAAACCCTCGAGGCCCTCGTCACCGAATCCTTCCGGGAGATCGACCGGCACCGCGCCGCCGTCGCGATCTACCAGAAGGAGGCCAAGCACCTCGCCGTGCAGGAGAGATTCGAATTCCTCGCGGCGTCCCAGCGCAAGTTCGAAAAGGCGTGGCTGACGACCCTGGAGCGCGGGGTCGAGGACAGGAACTTCCGCGCCGATCTCGACATCCGCCTCACCTACCGGTTCGTGCGCGACACCGTATGGGTGGCCGCGTCCTGGTACCGGCCCGGCGGACAGCACAGCCCCGAGGAGATCGCCCGCCAGTACCTCTCGATGGTGCTGGACGGCATCGCCGTACGGCCGACCTAG
- a CDS encoding SDR family oxidoreductase produces the protein MTTPAYEPAHDLLAGRTAVITAAAGAGIGGATARRFLEEGARVLISDAHARRLKESEQALAEEFGPSRVASQPCDVTDEEQVAALFARAHDLHDGLDIVVNNAGLGGTSALVDMTDEQWTKVLDVTLNGTFRCTRAALRAYRDTGRTGVVVNNASVVGWRAQEGQAHYAAAKAGVMALTRCAAVEAAEYGVRVNAVSPSLAMHPHLVKVTSPELLAELTRKEAFGRYAEPWEVANVIVFLASRYSSYMTGETVSVSSQHP, from the coding sequence ATGACCACCCCCGCATACGAGCCGGCGCATGACCTGCTCGCCGGCCGCACCGCCGTGATCACCGCGGCCGCCGGGGCCGGCATCGGCGGCGCCACCGCCCGCAGATTCCTGGAGGAGGGCGCCCGCGTCCTCATCAGCGACGCGCACGCCCGCCGCCTCAAGGAGTCCGAGCAGGCGCTCGCCGAGGAGTTCGGCCCCTCGCGCGTGGCGTCACAGCCCTGCGACGTCACCGACGAGGAGCAGGTCGCCGCTCTCTTCGCCCGCGCCCACGACCTGCACGACGGACTCGACATCGTCGTCAACAACGCAGGTCTGGGTGGCACTTCGGCCCTCGTCGACATGACCGACGAGCAGTGGACCAAGGTCCTGGACGTGACGCTGAACGGCACGTTCCGCTGCACCCGGGCCGCCCTGCGCGCCTACCGCGACACCGGCCGCACGGGCGTCGTCGTCAACAACGCCTCGGTGGTGGGCTGGCGCGCCCAGGAGGGCCAGGCCCACTACGCCGCGGCCAAGGCGGGCGTCATGGCACTGACACGCTGCGCCGCCGTGGAAGCCGCGGAGTACGGAGTCCGGGTCAACGCGGTGTCGCCCAGCCTCGCCATGCACCCCCACCTGGTGAAGGTCACCTCGCCCGAACTGCTGGCGGAGCTGACGCGGAAGGAGGCCTTCGGCAGATACGCCGAGCCGTGGGAGGTGGCCAATGTGATCGTGTTCCTCGCCTCCCGGTACTCCTCGTACATGACGGGCGAGACCGTCTCGGTGAGCAGCCAGCACCCATGA